In the genome of Populus nigra chromosome 9, ddPopNigr1.1, whole genome shotgun sequence, one region contains:
- the LOC133703632 gene encoding cysteine-rich receptor-like protein kinase 25, with amino-acid sequence MAIASEDPQNITENASYTSNLSALLSSLSSKASLNSFYADSSNGIYSLYLCRGDVSSNTCQTCINNATREIQRRCASNGTAIIWYDDQCMLRYSNKNFHGVYQTYPRLFMWNNENTTSPDEQNFGALSLIYTLIEDIVPYTDMMFGTNQSASHDGSQKRYALAQCSRDINSGDCSSCLGILRDAVTQCCQAKRGWRIFAPSCSLRYEEYPFYQLPSTPVPVPSAQVPEPVPGGNGGSNTTIIVIATVVSSLAVAVALLLFWYFSCWKGARRTGELPITGYDNGEQMHYFNLTTIRLATNNFSDENKLGEGGFGPVYKGILPAGEEIAVKRLSMVSKQGLEEFKNEVMVIAKLQHKNLVRLLGYCLEGDEKLLVYEFLANTSLDAFLFDPKKSRELDWPKRANIISGTARGLQYLHEDSRLKIVHRDMKASNILLDDQMNPKISDFGTARIFGGNQLEANTNKVVGTFGYMAPEYALEGIISTKSDVYSFGILLLEIITDDPARRPTMSLVVLMLGSNAVNLPQPSTGPKSLVKFTSILSHQSSASVSGSSFLASDQSTASASW; translated from the exons ATCCTCAAAATATCACAGAGAATGCTAGTTACACTTCAAACCTTAGCGCCCTCTTGAGTTCTTTATCCTCCAAGGCCTCCCTGAACAGCTTCTATGCAGACAGTTCTAATGGTATTTACAGTCTATACCTTTGCAGGGGTGATGTTTCAAGCAATACCTGTCAAACCTGCATTAACAATGCTACTCGAGAAATCCAACGGCGATGTGCTTCTAATGGAACTGCAATCATTTGGTACGATGATCAGTGCATGCTACGTTACTCGAATAAAAACTTTCATGGAGTTTATCAGACTTATCCAAGATTATTCATGTGGAATAACGAGAATACTACATCACCAGATGAACAGAATTTTGGTGCGCTCAGTTTGATATACACGCTGATAGAAGATATTGTTCCATATACAGATATGATGTTCGGGACTAATCAATCAGCGAGTCATGATGGGTCTCAAAAAAGATATGCTTTGGCGCAGTGTAGTAGAGATATAAATAGTGGTGATTGTAGTTCATGTTTGGGAATCTTAAGGGATGCTGTGACACAGTGTTGCCAAGCTAAGAGAGGTTGGCGTATTTTCGCCCCAAGTTGTAGTTTAAGGTATGAGGAATATCCATTCTATCAGCTGCCATCAACGCCGGTACCGGTTCCTTCTGCCCAAGTGCCAGAGCCAGTGCCCG GAGGAAATGGAGGGAGCAATACGACTATTATTGTGATTGCTACTGTTGTATCATCATTAGCTGTAGCTGTTGCTCTCTTGCTGTTCTGGTATTTTTCATGCTGGAAAGGGGCAAGACGAACAG GAGAATTGCCTATTACCGGTTATGACAATGGTGAACAAATGCATTACTTCAATTTGACGACCATAAGGTTAGCTACAAACAATTTCTCTGATGAAAATAAGCTTGGAGAAGGAGGTTTTGGCCCAGTTTACAAG GGAATTCTTCCTGCTGGAGAAGAAATAGCAGTCAAAAGGCTTTCCATGGTATCAAAACAAGGtcttgaagaatttaaaaatgaagTGATGGTCATCGCTAAACTTCAGCACAAAAATCTTGTAAGGTTGTTGGGATATTGCTTGGAAGGAGATGAAAAGCTTCTTGTCTATGAGTTCCTGGCAAACACAAGCCTTGATGCCTTcctgtttg ATCCAAAGAAAAGTAGGGAACTCGACTGGCCAAAGCGTGCAAATATTATATCAGGAACAGCAAGGGGCCTGCAGTATCTACATGAAGACTCTAGACTCAAAATCGTACACCGTGATATGAAAGCAAGCAATATCTTGTTGGATGATCAGATGAACCCAAAGATATCAGACTTTGGCACTGCAAGAATTTTCGGAGGGAATCAACTTGAGGCCAACACTAACAAAGTTGTTGGCACATT TGGATACATGGCACCAGAATATGCACTGGAGGGAATAATTTCAACGAAGTCAGATGTTTACAGCTTTGGAATCCTGTTGTTAGAAATCATTACTG ATGATCCTGCACGTAGGCCAACCATGTCATTAGTTGTTCTCATGCTTGGAAGTAATGCTGTAAATCTTCCCCAACCATCAACAGGTCCAAAATCTCTGGTTAAATTTACCTCAATCCTGTCTCATCAGTCTTCAGCATCTGTGTCAGGATCAAGTTTTCTTGCATCTGATCAATCTACAGCTAGTGCTTCTTGGTAG
- the LOC133702534 gene encoding cysteine-rich repeat secretory protein 38-like, with translation MTFALRFPWTQNMELLIFSIFSTFLLLSSPCHADSNSNLGSICEVDNAPNSSEYQANLSELQNSLVANAPIQNGFYMTAAGKGANKIYGLTQCRGDISATDCAACIKNVTMVQGCSNSKDASFWFQWCLVRYSVRRFFGESDQSGIMATYNETNFEDAKVVSEGLNFTKTLASTTPNQPSMFYTAVLDVGQSGKRYGMAQCTRDLSKSNCGKCLDIQLVTSLNIYGNKRNWDVHGSSCSMWYYDYQFYFNYSTPAAKGGSTRSSPHRVAIGVAFPVLVFLLVL, from the exons ATGACCTTTGCCCTTCGTTTCCCCTGGACTCAAAATATGGAATTGTTAATATTCAGTATATTTTCAACTTTTCTGCTGTTATCTAGCCCTTGCCATGCTGACAGTAATTCCAATCTCGGTTCTATATGTGAAGTTGATAATGCTCCCAATAGCAGTGAATACCAAGCCAATCTGAGCGAGCTGCAGAATTCACTTGTTGCTAATGCGCCTATCCAAAATGGCTTCTACATGACCGCAGCAGGTAAAGGTGCTAACAAGATTTATGGCCTTACACAATGCAGAGGTGATATTTCTGCCACAGACTGTGCAGCCTGCATCAAGAATGTTACCATGGTACAAGGCTGCTCAAACAGTAAAGATGCTAGTTTTTGGTTTCAGTGGTGTCTCGTAAGGTATTCAGTCCGGAGATTTTTCGGTGAATCGGATCAATCAGGAATAATGGCAACTTACAATGAGACCAATTTTGAAGATGCAAAAGTGGTTTCTGAAGGACTTAACTTCACAAAAACGCTTGCTTCTACAACTCCTAACCAGCCTTCGATGTTCTACACCGCAGTATTGGATGTTGGACAGAGTGGGAAGAGGTATGGCATGGCTCAATGCACTAGAGATCTCAGCAAGAGTAACTGTGGCAAGTGCTTGGATATCCAATTGGTGAcatctttaaatatttatggGAATAAGAGAAATTGGGATGTTCATGGATCTAGTTGCAGCATGTGGTACTATGACTACCAGTTCTACTTCAACTATTCAACACCTGCAGCAAAGGGAG GTTCCACAAGATCCTCACCACATCGAGTTGCAATTGGCGTGGCCTTTCCAGTGCTAGTGTTTCTGTTAGTTCTTTAA